In one window of Lewinella sp. 4G2 DNA:
- a CDS encoding S8 family serine peptidase — MRFSSFSSRLCLAAVLFIGLTTVATAQNRTETGMYFVGFSDKAGSPGTIEDPSTYLSTEAILRRARHGAIITETDLPLTPNYVEGVQGTGAKLWLKSKWMNGVVVAAAGPEVISLRELPFVDTVYYVAPVQYERAGANPVIPSFERPAPKVDTVPVLERYYGYGWTNLQQMNGDSLHQWGYRGDGVLVGVLDGGFPYVGNRHFLGYDDEAAIPANYDVVAQDETALDGGTHGATVLSTMATFRPFLFVGTAPAARYVLFTTENGKGEHRLEEINYAVALELADSAGVDIVNSSLGYSEFGEKGMNYTYADLTGEVSPASRAATTAFARGMILVTSAGNSGGDKWKFISIPADAKDIFAIGALNRDGSKAYFSSFGPTADGRIKPDVSALGVDVAAMTASGRAVTGANGTSLASPLVTGLLACLIQAFPDATNQEILDAVRQTADQADAPDNERGYGRPDFAAAYRLLESRRM, encoded by the coding sequence ATGCGCTTTTCCTCCTTCAGCAGCAGACTATGCCTTGCCGCTGTTCTTTTCATTGGTCTCACCACCGTCGCCACCGCCCAGAACCGGACGGAAACCGGGATGTACTTCGTGGGGTTTTCGGACAAAGCAGGTAGCCCCGGTACAATTGAAGACCCATCTACCTACCTATCTACGGAAGCGATTCTCAGACGTGCTCGCCATGGCGCGATCATCACTGAAACCGATTTGCCGCTGACCCCCAACTACGTAGAGGGGGTCCAGGGGACTGGCGCTAAACTCTGGTTGAAAAGCAAATGGATGAATGGGGTAGTGGTCGCCGCCGCAGGGCCGGAGGTAATATCCTTACGCGAACTCCCCTTCGTGGATACGGTGTACTACGTCGCCCCGGTTCAGTACGAGCGCGCTGGCGCCAACCCAGTCATTCCTTCTTTTGAAAGGCCAGCTCCGAAAGTGGATACCGTCCCCGTCCTCGAACGGTACTATGGCTACGGATGGACGAACTTGCAACAGATGAACGGAGACAGCCTCCACCAGTGGGGCTACCGGGGCGATGGCGTCCTGGTGGGCGTCCTGGATGGTGGGTTCCCCTACGTAGGAAATCGACACTTTTTAGGTTATGACGATGAGGCCGCCATCCCGGCCAACTACGACGTAGTTGCTCAGGACGAAACTGCCCTGGATGGTGGCACGCACGGCGCGACGGTACTGAGTACGATGGCCACTTTCCGCCCCTTCCTCTTCGTCGGGACCGCACCGGCTGCCCGTTACGTACTCTTCACCACCGAAAATGGGAAGGGAGAGCACCGGCTGGAAGAGATCAACTACGCCGTCGCCCTGGAGCTGGCGGACAGCGCTGGAGTAGACATCGTCAACAGTTCGTTGGGCTACTCCGAGTTTGGGGAGAAAGGGATGAACTACACCTACGCTGACCTGACCGGTGAGGTGAGCCCCGCTAGCCGTGCGGCGACTACCGCTTTCGCTCGGGGGATGATCCTCGTGACCAGCGCCGGCAACTCCGGTGGCGACAAGTGGAAGTTCATCAGTATCCCCGCTGACGCCAAGGACATATTTGCCATTGGCGCCCTCAATCGCGACGGCAGTAAAGCTTACTTCAGCAGCTTCGGCCCCACCGCCGACGGTCGCATCAAACCCGACGTGAGCGCTCTCGGTGTTGACGTGGCGGCCATGACCGCATCAGGCCGGGCGGTCACGGGAGCTAACGGAACGAGCCTCGCTTCTCCCCTCGTAACTGGTCTGCTGGCCTGCTTGATCCAGGCCTTTCCCGATGCGACCAACCAGGAGATTTTGGATGCCGTCCGCCAAACGGCCGATCAGGCCGATGCGCCCGATAACGAACGTGGTTACGGCCGCCCCGACTTTGCCGCAGCCTACCGCCTGCTGGAGAGCCGCCGGATGTAG
- a CDS encoding dihydroorotase: MRKGSILIKGGTIINRGERFVGDLFVKNGMIEAIGTNLDRKADREINAEGCYILPGVIDDQVHFREPGLTHKAEIQTESRAAVAGGTTSWMEMPNTIPNTLTQDLLQDKYDRAAACSPANYSFYMGGSNNNLDEAVRTNPKNVCGLKIFMGSSTGNMLVDNEKALDALFEKSPLLIATHCEDEATIRANAALAREKYGEEIPVTEHPIIRSPEGCYKSSHLAIELAKRHNTRLHILHISTREEIDLFRNDIPLAEKRITAELCVHHLTFNAGAYHRLGNKVKCNPAIKDEYHRSALMPALLDDHFDVLATDHAPHTAEEKARTNYFKAPGGLPLVQHALDMMMRFEQRGEITLEKIVEKMCHAPAVCFEIDRRGYLDEGMWADIVIYDPATSWTIAADNIFYKCGWSPLEGEAVQGRVRQTIVSGHLAYDRGLFFEEQKGERLLFDRD; this comes from the coding sequence ATGCGCAAAGGCAGTATTCTCATCAAAGGCGGAACCATCATCAACCGTGGCGAACGCTTCGTCGGGGACTTATTCGTGAAGAACGGAATGATTGAAGCGATTGGCACCAACCTTGACCGCAAAGCCGACCGGGAGATCAATGCCGAAGGCTGCTACATCCTCCCCGGAGTGATTGATGATCAGGTCCACTTCCGGGAGCCCGGCCTCACGCATAAGGCGGAAATCCAAACCGAGAGCCGCGCCGCCGTTGCCGGTGGAACGACCTCCTGGATGGAAATGCCTAACACCATTCCCAATACACTGACCCAGGACTTACTACAGGATAAGTACGACCGCGCCGCAGCCTGTAGCCCAGCCAACTACAGTTTCTACATGGGCGGCTCCAATAACAACCTCGACGAAGCGGTCCGCACCAACCCTAAGAACGTTTGTGGCCTGAAGATCTTTATGGGTTCCAGCACGGGGAATATGCTGGTGGACAATGAAAAAGCATTAGACGCTCTCTTTGAGAAGAGCCCACTACTCATCGCTACCCACTGCGAGGACGAGGCCACGATCCGTGCTAACGCTGCTCTAGCCAGGGAGAAGTACGGCGAGGAAATTCCTGTCACTGAGCACCCCATCATACGGTCACCCGAAGGTTGCTACAAAAGCAGCCACCTCGCCATCGAACTGGCGAAGCGACACAACACACGGCTCCATATTCTTCACATCTCTACGCGGGAAGAGATTGACCTTTTCCGCAACGACATTCCTCTCGCGGAAAAGCGCATCACCGCTGAGCTATGCGTCCACCACCTCACCTTTAACGCGGGCGCCTACCACCGGCTCGGTAACAAAGTGAAGTGTAACCCCGCCATTAAGGACGAGTACCACCGCTCCGCCCTCATGCCCGCACTGCTGGACGATCACTTCGACGTACTGGCCACCGACCACGCCCCCCATACCGCGGAGGAGAAAGCTCGGACAAACTATTTCAAAGCGCCCGGTGGTCTTCCCCTCGTTCAGCATGCTCTGGATATGATGATGCGCTTCGAACAACGGGGAGAAATCACCCTGGAGAAAATCGTGGAGAAAATGTGCCACGCCCCCGCCGTCTGCTTTGAGATCGACCGCCGCGGCTACCTCGACGAAGGCATGTGGGCCGATATCGTCATCTACGACCCCGCTACTTCCTGGACGATTGCAGCGGATAATATCTTCTACAAGTGTGGGTGGTCTCCACTGGAGGGAGAAGCCGTGCAAGGGCGCGTCCGCCAGACCATCGTATCCGGCCATTTGGCTTACGATCGGGGGCTATTCTTTGAAGAGCAAAAGGGAGAGCGTTTGCTCTTTGACCGGGATTAG
- a CDS encoding M12 family metallo-peptidase: MRSLFLLSALLCTALLTPGINAQSLRPAAMVEAMQAESGFEGSYKLFVEQKSAPAIAELDAVGADYHVVSLEANSLEAINKSTPDALQLDLPGQLGKANLVKANIFAEGFVVRTSTSEGYTKEGLGLHYRGVLANDSKSVVAISIFEGEVSGTISTAEGNFTLGKLRGKSATNHIVYNDKDLPAIDLGECATPDTNLPYSPKELLDLDVTQKDANNCVNAYLEIDNSIYAQRGAGTTSFITGLFNQVATLYANESLNLVMSEMFIWTSADPYNSGTSSGNLNAFRSNRPTFNGNIAHLISFQASGGVAYLDVLCTPSYAYGFSSIQNGYNSVPTYSWSVNVLAHEFGHNFGSQHTHACAWNGNGTAIDGCYSTEGNCGAAPIPTGGGTIMSYCHLTNVGVNFNLGFGTQPGNLMRNRAYNGSCLTSCSTGGGGGNGGGGGGNGGGDACTDTEGSITIITDYYPGETTWELTDASGNTVASGGPYSSRNTTYTEDLCLPDGCYDFVINDSYGDGICCAYGNGSYTINVDGTDVATGGNFGRTATENFCVGGGGDDGGDGGSGGGDGGNGGGEDTCPPIDFTNYVPSTYGGSQDRGTVTVINESTIKLKGNAWKDINLDYTVTPNTVMTFEFGAVNKGEIHGIGFDNNNVISSTRTFQLFGTQNWGIRDFKTYTDADMGYYKTYTIPVGEFFTGTFNRITFTNDHDRQPRNAEANFRNIRLYEGTACNSNLPAGGELIDGEAVTAAEIIEEEVMSVFPNPTAGDLNVAVEVAGQTEGLVRVIDLTGRTLVNRAVTLAAGRQTLGVDVSQLPAGTYFLRLETNNGFSATSKFNVAR; this comes from the coding sequence ATGCGTTCATTATTTTTACTCTCAGCGCTGCTTTGCACGGCACTGCTGACCCCGGGCATCAACGCTCAATCCCTTCGCCCCGCCGCCATGGTGGAAGCCATGCAGGCAGAATCTGGGTTCGAAGGCTCCTACAAACTATTCGTCGAGCAAAAATCCGCCCCCGCCATCGCGGAACTGGATGCCGTTGGCGCGGACTACCACGTAGTCAGCCTGGAAGCCAACTCGCTCGAAGCCATCAACAAAAGCACGCCGGATGCCCTTCAGTTGGACCTCCCCGGTCAGCTGGGCAAAGCGAACCTCGTGAAGGCCAACATCTTCGCGGAAGGCTTCGTCGTTCGGACGTCCACCAGCGAAGGCTACACCAAAGAAGGTTTGGGACTGCACTACCGCGGCGTCCTGGCTAACGACAGCAAGAGTGTTGTTGCTATATCCATCTTCGAAGGTGAAGTGAGTGGTACCATCTCCACGGCGGAAGGCAACTTCACGCTCGGCAAACTGCGCGGCAAGTCCGCCACCAACCACATCGTATATAACGATAAGGATCTCCCCGCCATCGACCTCGGTGAGTGTGCTACCCCAGATACGAACCTCCCCTACTCCCCCAAGGAGCTACTGGACCTCGACGTCACGCAGAAGGACGCCAACAATTGTGTAAACGCTTACCTAGAGATTGACAACAGCATTTACGCTCAGCGCGGTGCGGGAACGACTTCCTTCATCACCGGCCTTTTCAACCAGGTGGCGACGCTTTACGCAAACGAGTCACTGAATCTCGTCATGAGCGAGATGTTCATCTGGACGAGCGCGGACCCTTACAACAGTGGCACGAGCAGCGGCAACCTGAATGCCTTCCGTTCAAACCGTCCAACCTTTAACGGTAACATTGCCCACCTGATCTCCTTTCAGGCGAGTGGTGGTGTTGCTTACCTGGACGTCCTGTGTACGCCATCCTACGCTTACGGATTCAGCTCCATCCAGAATGGCTACAACAGCGTTCCTACCTACAGCTGGAGCGTGAACGTACTGGCCCACGAATTCGGCCACAACTTTGGCTCTCAGCACACGCACGCCTGTGCCTGGAACGGTAACGGCACGGCCATCGACGGTTGTTACTCTACGGAGGGCAACTGTGGTGCAGCACCGATTCCCACGGGCGGCGGAACGATCATGAGCTACTGCCACCTGACGAACGTTGGGGTAAACTTCAACCTTGGCTTTGGCACCCAGCCCGGCAACCTCATGCGTAACCGTGCTTATAACGGTTCCTGTCTGACGTCCTGCAGCACCGGCGGCGGTGGTGGCAACGGCGGCGGTGGCGGCGGTAACGGTGGCGGCGACGCTTGTACCGATACCGAAGGCTCCATCACCATCATTACTGACTACTACCCCGGCGAAACGACCTGGGAGCTTACGGACGCATCCGGTAACACCGTAGCTTCCGGTGGCCCCTACTCTAGCCGCAATACCACTTACACCGAAGATCTTTGTTTGCCCGACGGTTGCTATGACTTCGTGATCAACGATTCCTACGGTGACGGCATCTGCTGTGCTTACGGTAATGGTTCCTATACCATCAACGTGGACGGTACCGACGTCGCTACTGGCGGCAACTTTGGCCGGACGGCTACCGAGAACTTCTGCGTCGGCGGAGGTGGCGACGATGGCGGTGACGGCGGATCCGGTGGTGGAGACGGTGGCAACGGCGGTGGTGAAGACACCTGCCCTCCCATCGACTTTACGAACTACGTGCCCAGCACTTACGGAGGATCGCAGGACCGTGGTACAGTAACGGTAATCAACGAGAGCACCATCAAACTGAAGGGTAACGCGTGGAAAGACATCAACCTAGACTACACCGTAACGCCAAACACCGTGATGACTTTTGAATTTGGAGCCGTTAACAAAGGCGAGATTCACGGCATCGGTTTCGATAACAACAACGTGATCAGCAGCACCCGTACGTTCCAGCTGTTCGGCACCCAGAATTGGGGTATCCGCGACTTCAAGACGTACACCGATGCGGATATGGGTTACTACAAAACCTATACTATCCCCGTTGGTGAATTCTTCACGGGCACCTTCAACCGCATCACGTTTACGAATGACCACGACCGTCAGCCACGCAACGCGGAGGCCAACTTCCGCAACATTCGTCTCTACGAAGGAACCGCCTGTAATTCTAACCTCCCCGCTGGTGGTGAGCTCATCGACGGTGAGGCAGTAACCGCTGCTGAGATCATTGAGGAAGAAGTCATGTCCGTATTTCCTAACCCTACCGCCGGTGACCTCAACGTAGCCGTTGAAGTTGCGGGGCAAACGGAAGGTTTGGTGCGCGTGATTGACCTTACGGGCCGCACCCTCGTAAACCGCGCCGTGACCCTCGCGGCTGGCCGCCAGACGCTCGGCGTTGACGTAAGTCAGCTTCCTGCCGGCACCTACTTCCTGCGTTTGGAAACCAATAATGGCTTCAGCGCAACGTCGAAGTTCAACGTGGCTCGGTAA
- a CDS encoding shikimate kinase, translating to MDHQTHFSPLLPEPGIVFLTGFMGSGKTHTGRLLAEALSVPFVDLDDLIESVTTKSISTLFADYGEANFRLLESRILRSILGNPVVATGGGAPCYFEGMQYMNSVGTTVFLDPSEDILFDRLVAERAHRPLLQEDRALRELINGEMTVRRSTYEQAVLTLSYDSDQFPVVDQLLERLRERE from the coding sequence ATGGACCATCAAACGCACTTTAGCCCCCTGCTACCGGAGCCCGGCATCGTTTTTCTGACGGGTTTTATGGGGTCCGGAAAAACCCACACCGGGCGCCTGCTCGCGGAAGCCTTGAGCGTCCCTTTCGTAGATCTGGATGATCTGATTGAGTCAGTGACCACCAAAAGTATCTCTACGCTGTTCGCGGATTACGGCGAGGCTAACTTCCGCTTGTTGGAGAGCCGAATCTTGCGGTCAATCCTGGGTAACCCCGTCGTAGCAACGGGTGGAGGAGCTCCCTGTTATTTTGAAGGGATGCAATACATGAATTCAGTAGGGACGACTGTATTCCTTGACCCATCCGAAGATATCCTTTTTGACCGGCTGGTAGCCGAACGTGCCCACCGCCCTTTGTTGCAGGAGGACCGGGCGCTCCGCGAGCTCATTAACGGTGAGATGACCGTGCGACGGAGTACTTACGAGCAGGCTGTCCTAACGCTTAGTTACGATTCGGACCAATTTCCTGTCGTGGATCAGCTGCTGGAGCGATTACGCGAGCGAGAGTAA
- a CDS encoding YbbR-like domain-containing protein, translated as MLSSLRKWISNNPWKKMADTDRQVFAICVTAAFVFWLILNLSQDYTVDREVKLDYLVDPERVLVGSMPENIETDVTGTGWALIWEGIRPGPLPVEIDVRQQTDNRLTRAELEQQIQRRLSSGALSVSYMEFESVPLLTTPLEGKRVPIIPNIDVTVAPGYILTDSLQLSPDSVTINAGQDDLEEINSWPTEPLTIENLTSDAGGDIALQPSGATTIKLSRNEVRYSLRAEPFIQTNLLVPVEVINSPLGASYEITPRAVNITVNVPQSVYGRLRPSDFRIVADVGNQRDGSFSPNVALQIVDQPASVISAYLDRQVVTYYAIR; from the coding sequence ATGCTATCTTCCCTACGGAAGTGGATAAGTAATAACCCCTGGAAGAAGATGGCCGATACCGATCGGCAAGTCTTCGCCATTTGCGTAACGGCAGCTTTCGTTTTCTGGCTCATCCTGAACCTATCGCAGGATTATACCGTGGACCGCGAGGTAAAACTGGACTACCTGGTTGACCCCGAACGCGTCCTCGTCGGCTCCATGCCCGAAAACATCGAGACTGACGTCACCGGTACCGGCTGGGCGTTGATCTGGGAAGGCATCCGCCCCGGTCCGCTACCGGTGGAAATCGACGTACGGCAGCAAACCGATAACCGACTTACCCGAGCGGAGCTGGAGCAACAGATTCAACGCCGGCTCTCGAGCGGTGCTCTCTCCGTTTCCTACATGGAGTTTGAGTCGGTGCCACTCCTCACCACGCCATTGGAGGGTAAGCGCGTTCCCATCATTCCCAATATTGACGTGACCGTCGCGCCAGGATACATCCTCACGGATTCTTTGCAACTTTCTCCTGATTCGGTGACCATTAATGCGGGGCAGGACGACCTGGAAGAGATCAACTCATGGCCTACGGAACCCCTCACCATCGAGAACCTCACCTCCGATGCTGGCGGTGACATTGCGTTGCAGCCCTCCGGTGCGACCACCATCAAACTTAGCCGGAACGAAGTGCGCTACAGCCTGCGCGCGGAGCCATTCATCCAAACGAATCTACTGGTGCCGGTAGAAGTAATTAACTCGCCGTTGGGTGCCAGTTATGAGATCACGCCCCGGGCCGTCAACATCACCGTCAACGTACCGCAATCGGTGTACGGGCGGCTGAGGCCGAGTGATTTTCGGATCGTAGCTGACGTAGGTAATCAACGTGACGGCAGCTTTTCCCCCAACGTCGCGCTGCAAATCGTTGACCAGCCCGCCAGCGTGATCAGCGCTTACCTCGACCGGCAGGTAGTGACTTACTACGCCATTCGCTAG
- a CDS encoding nitroreductase — MLAHVENRRSIFPQFFTDQPVAEATLRTLLAAANLAPSHRKTEPWRFRVYQGTGKDQLLDELRTVYNQGAAAGAWGEKLEKKFGKKLTQSPVVLAIFLHRDEAESVPEWEEVAAVGCAVENLWTSLDAFGLGGYWSSPGFMCGGYGEFPGAGERERCLGLFYLGHHAAPDLPRPRGNWEDKVTFVGAPA; from the coding sequence ATGCTCGCACACGTAGAAAATCGCCGTTCCATCTTCCCCCAATTTTTCACGGACCAGCCGGTTGCAGAAGCCACGCTGCGCACTTTGCTAGCGGCCGCCAACCTGGCCCCCAGCCACCGCAAAACCGAGCCGTGGCGCTTCCGGGTCTACCAGGGCACGGGAAAAGATCAGTTGCTCGACGAGTTGCGCACCGTGTACAATCAGGGCGCTGCCGCAGGTGCTTGGGGGGAGAAGCTAGAAAAAAAGTTTGGGAAAAAGCTGACGCAGAGCCCAGTCGTACTGGCCATCTTTCTACACCGGGACGAAGCGGAATCCGTCCCGGAATGGGAAGAAGTTGCCGCCGTGGGTTGTGCCGTAGAAAACCTGTGGACTAGCCTGGATGCCTTCGGTCTCGGTGGCTACTGGTCCAGCCCTGGATTCATGTGCGGCGGGTACGGAGAGTTCCCCGGGGCAGGGGAGCGGGAACGCTGCCTTGGGTTGTTCTACCTGGGCCATCACGCCGCACCGGATTTGCCGCGACCGCGAGGAAACTGGGAGGATAAGGTCACGTTTGTTGGCGCTCCCGCATAA
- a CDS encoding GNAT family N-acetyltransferase, whose product MIRRFREHEGAQLFDLVRDSQDYLHEQYPDLPRAVGENAKQAEGFVRRRIADWLLQQNFTFGVWDNESTELIGYLQVRDVNWSVPAASLDFFLHPAQKEGGYTVEVLARMLRFAFRQLGLEKLNYYVLSDNFAAQRAARKVGFKREGDLRNQFRKGSGFLADLMCFGLSRETYGE is encoded by the coding sequence GTGATTCGCCGCTTCCGCGAGCACGAAGGGGCGCAACTGTTTGATTTGGTCCGGGATAGCCAGGATTATTTGCACGAGCAGTACCCCGATCTTCCGCGGGCGGTAGGGGAGAATGCCAAGCAAGCGGAAGGCTTTGTACGCCGCCGCATCGCAGACTGGTTACTCCAACAAAATTTTACGTTTGGGGTGTGGGATAACGAATCCACTGAACTCATCGGTTACCTGCAGGTGCGCGACGTAAACTGGTCCGTTCCCGCCGCCAGCCTCGACTTTTTCTTGCATCCCGCCCAAAAGGAAGGTGGGTACACCGTTGAGGTGCTCGCCCGAATGCTCCGTTTTGCTTTCCGGCAGTTAGGATTGGAAAAACTGAACTACTACGTGTTATCTGACAACTTTGCCGCCCAGCGGGCCGCTCGTAAAGTCGGCTTTAAGCGGGAAGGTGACCTCCGCAACCAATTTCGCAAGGGCAGCGGTTTCCTCGCCGATCTGATGTGCTTCGGCCTCAGCCGCGAGACTTACGGGGAGTAG
- a CDS encoding DUF1573 domain-containing protein, which translates to MVFRLRQLPILIVCLLLVGVLSHCTSAPAAAPENEVGELGTNASIIRNPVDQGQLDTVNVAKMTFAETAYAFGQVKAGAVVKHSFEFTNDGKVPLLITNARSTCGCTVPSYPEAPIAPGESGVIEVAFDTKNKNGYQEKPVVITANTYPARTTVYVKGRVE; encoded by the coding sequence ATGGTCTTCCGCCTCCGGCAACTTCCCATTCTGATCGTCTGCCTTTTGCTCGTCGGAGTCCTGAGCCATTGTACCTCGGCACCCGCGGCAGCGCCCGAAAATGAAGTGGGTGAGTTGGGAACGAATGCCTCGATCATCCGCAACCCCGTAGACCAGGGCCAACTGGATACGGTGAACGTGGCCAAAATGACTTTTGCGGAAACGGCTTACGCTTTCGGCCAGGTCAAGGCGGGCGCGGTAGTGAAGCACAGCTTTGAATTTACGAATGATGGTAAGGTGCCCCTCCTGATCACCAACGCCCGCAGCACTTGCGGATGCACCGTACCCAGCTACCCGGAAGCTCCGATCGCACCGGGAGAGTCGGGCGTTATCGAGGTAGCTTTCGACACAAAAAACAAGAATGGTTACCAGGAAAAACCCGTGGTGATCACCGCAAATACCTACCCGGCCCGCACGACGGTTTACGTCAAGGGGCGGGTAGAATAA
- the yajC gene encoding preprotein translocase subunit YajC, translated as MQSIFLQAGGSLATNGLFMMAMLVVLIFFMIIPQRRKAKAQNTFMDGLKKGDQVVTASGILGHIDKMEDAIVTLNVGNKTYIRVTKNAISKDLTDAIFPTEVDK; from the coding sequence ATGCAATCTATATTCCTTCAGGCTGGTGGCAGCCTCGCCACGAATGGCCTCTTCATGATGGCCATGCTCGTCGTCCTGATCTTCTTCATGATCATCCCCCAACGCCGCAAAGCCAAGGCGCAGAACACTTTTATGGATGGCCTGAAAAAGGGTGACCAAGTAGTTACCGCCAGCGGAATTCTGGGCCACATCGATAAGATGGAGGACGCCATCGTCACCCTCAACGTGGGCAATAAAACGTACATTCGGGTCACCAAGAATGCGATCTCAAAAGACCTGACGGATGCTATCTTCCCTACGGAAGTGGATAAGTAA
- a CDS encoding porin family protein, which produces MRFTLTAFLAFFLCTCASAQGFSGGFRAGLNFVTLSGPIEEDADGGQYERRNRTTGFHVGATFAYEITDLFGLKADLLYSQKGTEIVYDDVPSYFYLYTGPDDLDGEIFFGRRTSDQDVLNSYIDIPITAYYKLGKLEIEGGVSAGFLVGSRVSGGVTYRETNLPRFGDGEYEFTIDGNYLSDEPGGASVQNLGSTTVPGLAEPLPDLVGAFYNSNNDTRLYNRLDFGLVGGLAYYLNNGLYLGARYQLGLTDVTKGESDRRITNVDPNVPERTYNEDDKDYTRSMQVSIGFRF; this is translated from the coding sequence ATGCGTTTTACCCTTACTGCTTTTCTTGCCTTTTTCCTGTGCACCTGCGCCAGCGCCCAGGGATTTAGCGGTGGCTTCCGTGCCGGGCTGAACTTTGTTACCCTCTCCGGGCCAATCGAAGAGGATGCCGATGGCGGGCAATACGAACGCAGGAACCGAACGACCGGCTTTCACGTCGGCGCAACGTTTGCTTACGAAATTACCGACTTGTTCGGGTTAAAGGCCGACTTACTGTACAGCCAAAAAGGAACCGAGATAGTGTACGACGACGTGCCTTCTTATTTCTACCTCTACACCGGCCCGGATGATTTGGACGGTGAGATCTTCTTCGGCCGCCGGACCAGCGACCAGGACGTGCTGAACAGCTACATCGACATCCCAATCACGGCTTACTACAAACTGGGTAAACTAGAGATTGAAGGTGGCGTTTCGGCCGGATTTCTCGTCGGGAGCCGGGTGAGTGGAGGCGTAACCTACCGCGAAACGAATCTGCCACGCTTCGGTGATGGAGAATATGAATTTACCATCGACGGCAACTACCTCAGTGATGAACCCGGCGGTGCATCCGTACAAAACCTGGGCTCCACTACCGTTCCCGGCCTCGCCGAGCCACTACCCGATCTGGTCGGCGCCTTCTATAATAGCAACAACGACACCCGCCTGTACAACCGCTTAGATTTTGGCCTGGTGGGCGGTTTGGCTTACTACCTTAATAATGGTCTCTACCTCGGCGCCCGCTACCAATTGGGCCTCACCGACGTTACCAAGGGCGAAAGTGACCGCCGCATCACCAACGTAGACCCCAACGTACCGGAGCGCACGTACAACGAGGACGATAAAGATTACACCCGCTCCATGCAGGTCAGTATTGGTTTCCGCTTCTAA
- a CDS encoding NifU family protein — MSEVVAKKRPVLLYTEQTPNPESLKFVTNRMLFNGTAEFKEEAFAREWSELAAALYDFPYVKKVYLANNYVTLTKEFNYSWDDIMLKLKEFIKDYLQEEKPIIKEGFAEEVARLEAERGDSYQYSEEDGEIVNQIKELIDTYVKPAVEMDGGNIEFKSYEEGVVTVIMQGSCSGCPSSTVTLKSGIESMLKRMMPQVKEVRQEMG, encoded by the coding sequence ATGAGCGAAGTAGTCGCAAAAAAACGCCCGGTACTCCTCTACACCGAGCAAACGCCTAACCCCGAAAGCCTGAAGTTCGTCACTAATCGGATGCTCTTCAACGGTACGGCAGAGTTCAAAGAAGAAGCATTCGCCCGCGAATGGTCGGAGCTGGCCGCCGCACTCTACGACTTCCCCTACGTCAAGAAGGTCTACCTCGCCAACAACTACGTGACACTCACCAAGGAGTTTAACTATTCCTGGGATGACATCATGCTCAAACTCAAGGAGTTCATCAAGGACTACCTGCAGGAAGAGAAGCCCATCATTAAGGAAGGATTCGCCGAGGAGGTTGCCCGCCTCGAAGCAGAGCGCGGCGATAGCTACCAGTACAGCGAGGAGGATGGCGAGATCGTCAACCAGATTAAGGAACTGATCGATACCTACGTCAAGCCAGCCGTAGAGATGGATGGCGGCAACATCGAGTTCAAGAGCTACGAAGAAGGTGTCGTGACCGTTATCATGCAAGGATCCTGCAGCGGTTGCCCCAGTTCTACCGTGACGTTGAAGTCCGGCATCGAGTCCATGCTCAAGCGGATGATGCCCCAGGTGAAGGAAGTACGCCAGGAAATGGGCTAA